Proteins from one Cryptomeria japonica chromosome 4, Sugi_1.0, whole genome shotgun sequence genomic window:
- the LOC131077680 gene encoding probable disease resistance protein At5g63020, translating into MDSISGRVKEIISSRLQGIAKEFKRLTNVPNDAERLRHEIDHLKGIVDHINSRLSWKGRQPLAVVRHWISAQEQIVKSAQEVILQYEENKNRRLCCCCPHCFFVKRSSRKIRNALAEIDEILNMKDSQFPKNGDLEEPPETLVQPMGNELVGAFVQEKLSELETWVLEDDSVRVVGVYGMPGLGKTALVKQINNNEKVLNFFNLVIWVTVSRESDISTLQRHIFERIELPWRSTLRIDEAAGLLQSVFKDRRLLLILDDVRKTIDVSNLGISLSENTTKIVLTSTDKEMCSSMRADKMIAMKHLTEEEGWELFCRGAFVAGEDQNMDSEIEQLARSVAEECKGHPLAIKTLARTMPQLHSSAPSEWECILKDLKAIDSQYYRIDEEILKELFAPLKHSYDALETEELRLCFLYLAAYREDEEIDADQLIQLWLAEGLVKSRFEGRYVFLKILVDRCLVDIEVKEENGLDIWKVKIHDLLRDMAMHVAEIDQNSLFCAGQSLEQFPYSAFASPQWVRISLMHNRISFLPGEFYCRKLVTLLLNSNTIQEVPEGFPEKLKKLKVLDLSNTPIKFLPKSIQYLNYLLYLQLSNTQIRVLHDQTFRQVECSF; encoded by the coding sequence ATGGATTCCATTAGTGGAAGAGTAAAAGAAATTATAAGCAGTCGATTGCAGGGGATTGCGAAAGAATTTAAGCGACTAACTAATGTACCTAACGATGCCGAGCGCCTCCGCCATGAGATAGATCATTTGAAGGGCATAGTCGATCATATTAACAGTCGGCTAAGTTGGAAAGGTCGACAGCCTTTGGCAGTGGTGAGGCATTGGATAAGCGCACAAGAGCAAATCGTTAAATCTGCTCAAGAGGTTATTCTCCAGTACGAAGAAAATAAGAACCGTCGCTTGTGTTGTTGCTGTCCTCACTGTTTCTTTGTCAAAAGATCCAGTCGAAAGATCCGTAATGCTCTAGCGGAGATAGATGAGATTCTGAATATGAAAGATTCACAATTTCCTAAGAATGGAGACCTTGAAGAGCCTCCGGAGACGCTGGTGCAGCCCATGGGGAATGAACTGGTTGGCGCATTTGTTCAGGAGAAGCTGTCGGAGCTGGAGACGTGGGTGCTGGAAGATGACTCTGTTCGTGTCGTTGGCGTCTATGGAATGCCCGGCTTGGGAAAGACGGCCTTGgtcaaacaaatcaacaacaatgaaaaggtactcaacttctttaatcttGTGATTTGGGTCACTGTGTCCAGAGAATCCGATATCTCTACTCTCCAGAGGCATATTTTTGAGAGAATTGAGTTACCTTGGCGATCCACTTTGAGAATTGACGAAGCCGCAGGATTGTTGCAATCGGTTTTCAAAGACAGGCGACTACTGCTCATTTTGGACGATGTGCGGAAAACGATTGATGTTTCCAATTTGGGGATTTCTCTTTCTGAGAATACCACAAAAATCGTACTTACCTCCACAGACAAAGAGATGTGCAGTAGCATGAGAGCAGACAAGATGATCGCAATGAAGCATCTAACGGAGGAAGAAGGTTGGGAGCTTTTCTGCAGAGGAGCCTTCGTAGCTGGTGAGGATCAGAATATGGATAGCGAAATAGAGCAGTTGGCCAGAAGCGTTGCAGAGGAGTGTAAAGGGCATCCCCTGGCCATTAAAACGCTTGCTCGGACAATGCCGCAGCTTCACAGCAGTGCCCCGTCGGAATGGGAATGCATTCTCAAGGACCTAAAGGCGATTGATTCCCAGTATTATCGCATTGATGAAGAAATTCTGAAGGAATTATTCGCGCCGCTGAAGCACAGCTACGATGCCCTGGAAACAGAGGAGCTCAGGCTTTGTTTCCTGTACTTGGCAGCTTATAGAGAAGACGAGGAAATCGACGCTGATCAATTGATACAATTGTGGTTGGCAGAGGGCCTAGTGAAAAGCAGATTTGAAGGACGCTACGTTTTTCTCAAGATCTTGGTGGACCGATGTTTGGTCGACATTGAAGTTAAAGAGGAGAACGGGCTTGATATTTGGAAAGTGAAAATCCATGATTTGCTTAGAGATATGGCGATGCACGTCGCTGAGATCGACCAGAATAGCTTATTCTGTGCAGGTCAGAGTTTGGAACAGTTTCCATACTCTGCATTTGCAAGTCCACAATGGGTGAGGATATCATTGATGCATAACCGTATCAGTTTTCTCCCTGGCGAATTTTATTGCAGGAAGCTGGTGACTCTGTTGTTGAACTCCAATACGATTCAAGAGGTTCCGGAGGGCTTTCCGGAGAAGCTCAAAAAGTTAAAGGTACTTGATCTCAGTAACACGCCCATCAAATTCTTGCCAAAGTCCATCCAGTATTTGAATTATCTCCTGTATCTCCAGCTTTCCAATACCCAGATTAGGGTACTCCATGATCAAACATTTAGGCAAGTAGAGTGCAGTTTTTAG